A single genomic interval of Festucalex cinctus isolate MCC-2025b chromosome 16, RoL_Fcin_1.0, whole genome shotgun sequence harbors:
- the LOC144003735 gene encoding uncharacterized protein LOC144003735 → MADSTTTIVLLFFVLVGLVVLLVVLYKRLNKETNGEYTLRHVVYKEGGLRDGARRVTAALRTRLGVPLWPRGNPEDDGEEMRDFQEEPRQKGRRCSSRFSSSSGSQPGEGEDEDGKPQMWGVKARRESETEEASTGPDVFVNLNHFSGSVMWSEEDASRTT, encoded by the coding sequence ATGGCTGACTCCACCACGACCATCGTCTTGCTCTTTTTCGTCTTGGTCGGCCTGGTCGTATTGCTCGTCGTCCTGTACAAGAGGTTGAACAAGGAGACCAACGGCGAATACACCTTGCGGCACGTCGTCTATAAGGAAGGAGGGCTCCGGGACGGCGCGAGAAGGGTGACGGCTGCCCTGCGGACTCGCCTGGGAGTCCCATTGTGGCCCCGCGGCAATCCCGAAGACGACGGGGAAGAAATGCGGGATTTTCAGGAGGAGCCCAGACAAAAGGGGCGGCGCTGTAGTAGTCGAtttagcagcagcagcggcagccAGCCCGGTGAAGGTGAAGATGAAGATGGCAAGCCACAAATGTGGGGCGTCAAGGCAAGGAGAGAGAGTGAGACGGAAGAGGCCTCGACGGGGCCTGATGTGTTTGTCAATTTGAATCACTTCTCTGGGAGCGTCATGTGGTCTGAGGAGGACGCCAGTCGCACAACATGA
- the coro1b gene encoding coronin-1B isoform X1, translating to MSFRRGVVRQSKFRHVFAQAWKAEHCLDDVRVSRVTWDGPLSAVNPKFMAVIVEAGGGGAFLVVPVGKSGRIDQSHPTVCGHAAPVLDIQWSPHDDNIVASASEDCTVKVRLDWPVPLEPLAFRFVASAFVQVWQIPDGGLTAPMTEAVVTLEGHSKRVGILAWHPTAFNILLTAGCDNAIAVWNAGTGELLYQLADAHPDLIYSVSWNKNGSAVCTVCKDKALRVIDPRRGVVLKVREKVHDGTRPMRAVFLSNGNILTTGFSRMSDRQVALWDTKDLSEPMAIQEMDTSNGVLLPFYDPDTNMVYLLGKGDCTIRYFEVTDESPYVHFLSLYSSKEPQRGAGFLSKRGVDVNKCEIARFYKLHERKVEPISMTVPRKSDLFQGDLYPDTAGLEPALPADEWIAGRDAPPLLVSLSGGYAAPPSKHRDAVRSKPALASQDSASAPAAAAKEPEDEEPRAVARETGGNVERPKREDDILNELLSEMKALRAVVLAQSRRIELLERQLARIEDGDV from the exons ATGTCTTTCCGACGAGGTGTGGTGCGTCAGAGCAAGTTCCGCCACGTGTTTGCGCAGGCGTGGAAAGCCGAGCACTGCCTGGACGACGTGCGCGTGTCGCGGGTGACGTGGGACGGCCCGCTGAGCGCCGTCAACCCCAAATTCATGGCCGTCATCGTCGaagcgggcggcggcggggccTTCCTGGTGGTCCCCGTCGGCAAG AGCGGCCGAATCGATCAGTCGCACCCGACGGTGTGCGGCCACGCGGCGCCGGTTCTGGACATCCAATGGTCCCCCCATGACGACAACATCGTGGCGAGCGCCTCGGAGGACTGCACAGTCAAGGTCCGTCTCGATTGGCCGGTTCCTCTCGAGCCGCTCGCGTTTCGGTTTGTCGCTTCCGCTTTCGTGCAGGTGTGGCAGATCCCCGACGGGGGCTTGACGGCGCCCATGACCGAAGCCGTCGTCACCTTGGAGGGGCACAGCAAAAGGGTGGGCATCCTGGCGTGGCACCCCACCGCCTTCAACATCCTCTTAACCGCAG GTTGCGACAACGCGATTGCGGTGTGGAACGCGGGCACGGGCGAGCTGCTGTACCAACTGGCCGACGCCCACCCGGACCTGATCTACAGCGTCAGCTGGAACAAGAACGGAAGCGCCGTCTGCACCGTGTGCAAGGACAAGGCGCTGCGCGTGATTGACCCGCGGAGGGGCGTCGTCCTCAAG GTGAGAGAAAAGGTCCACGACGGCACCAGACCCATGCGAGCCGTCTTCCTCTCCAACGGCAACATCCTGACCACGGGCTTCAGCCGCATGAGCGACCGACAGGTGGCGCTGTGGGACACG AAAGACCTGTCGGAGCCAATGGCCATTCAGGAGATGGACACCAGCAACGGCGTTCTCCTCCCCTTTTACGACCCCGACACCAACATGGTGTACCTGCTGGGCAAG GGCGACTGCACCATTCGCTACTTTGAGGTGACGGACGAGTCGCCCTACGTTCACTTCCTCAGCCTGTACAGCAGCAAGGAGCCGCAGAGGGGGGCCGGCTTCCTCAGCAAACGAGGGGTGGACGTCAACAAGTGTGAAATTGCCAG GTTCTACAAACTGCACGAAAGGAAAGTGGAGCCCATTTCGATGACCGTACCAAGAAAG TCGGATCTGTTCCAAGGGGACCTTTACCCGGACACGGCCGGCTTAGAGCCGGCGCTGCCGGCCGACGAATGGATCGCCGGCCGGGACGCGCCGCCGCTGCTGGTGTCCCTGAGCGGCGGCTACGCGGCGCCGCCGTCCAAGCACCGCGACGCGGTCCGGAGCAAGCCGGCGTTGGCGTCGCAGGACTCGGCATCggcgccggccgccgccgcgaAGGAGCCCGAGGACGAGGAGCCGCGCGCCGTCGCCAGGGAGACGGGCGGGAACGTGGAGAGGCCGAAGCGGGAG gaCGACATTCTGAACGAGCTTCTGTCGGAGATGAAAGCGTTGCGTGCCGTGGTGCTCGCTCAGAGCCGGCGCATCGAGTTGCTGGAGAGGCAATTGGCTCGCATCGAGGACGGCGATGTGTGA
- the coro1b gene encoding coronin-1B isoform X2, with the protein MSFRRGVVRQSKFRHVFAQAWKAEHCLDDVRVSRVTWDGPLSAVNPKFMAVIVEAGGGGAFLVVPVGKSGRIDQSHPTVCGHAAPVLDIQWSPHDDNIVASASEDCTVKVWQIPDGGLTAPMTEAVVTLEGHSKRVGILAWHPTAFNILLTAGCDNAIAVWNAGTGELLYQLADAHPDLIYSVSWNKNGSAVCTVCKDKALRVIDPRRGVVLKVREKVHDGTRPMRAVFLSNGNILTTGFSRMSDRQVALWDTKDLSEPMAIQEMDTSNGVLLPFYDPDTNMVYLLGKGDCTIRYFEVTDESPYVHFLSLYSSKEPQRGAGFLSKRGVDVNKCEIARFYKLHERKVEPISMTVPRKSDLFQGDLYPDTAGLEPALPADEWIAGRDAPPLLVSLSGGYAAPPSKHRDAVRSKPALASQDSASAPAAAAKEPEDEEPRAVARETGGNVERPKREDDILNELLSEMKALRAVVLAQSRRIELLERQLARIEDGDV; encoded by the exons ATGTCTTTCCGACGAGGTGTGGTGCGTCAGAGCAAGTTCCGCCACGTGTTTGCGCAGGCGTGGAAAGCCGAGCACTGCCTGGACGACGTGCGCGTGTCGCGGGTGACGTGGGACGGCCCGCTGAGCGCCGTCAACCCCAAATTCATGGCCGTCATCGTCGaagcgggcggcggcggggccTTCCTGGTGGTCCCCGTCGGCAAG AGCGGCCGAATCGATCAGTCGCACCCGACGGTGTGCGGCCACGCGGCGCCGGTTCTGGACATCCAATGGTCCCCCCATGACGACAACATCGTGGCGAGCGCCTCGGAGGACTGCACAGTCAAG GTGTGGCAGATCCCCGACGGGGGCTTGACGGCGCCCATGACCGAAGCCGTCGTCACCTTGGAGGGGCACAGCAAAAGGGTGGGCATCCTGGCGTGGCACCCCACCGCCTTCAACATCCTCTTAACCGCAG GTTGCGACAACGCGATTGCGGTGTGGAACGCGGGCACGGGCGAGCTGCTGTACCAACTGGCCGACGCCCACCCGGACCTGATCTACAGCGTCAGCTGGAACAAGAACGGAAGCGCCGTCTGCACCGTGTGCAAGGACAAGGCGCTGCGCGTGATTGACCCGCGGAGGGGCGTCGTCCTCAAG GTGAGAGAAAAGGTCCACGACGGCACCAGACCCATGCGAGCCGTCTTCCTCTCCAACGGCAACATCCTGACCACGGGCTTCAGCCGCATGAGCGACCGACAGGTGGCGCTGTGGGACACG AAAGACCTGTCGGAGCCAATGGCCATTCAGGAGATGGACACCAGCAACGGCGTTCTCCTCCCCTTTTACGACCCCGACACCAACATGGTGTACCTGCTGGGCAAG GGCGACTGCACCATTCGCTACTTTGAGGTGACGGACGAGTCGCCCTACGTTCACTTCCTCAGCCTGTACAGCAGCAAGGAGCCGCAGAGGGGGGCCGGCTTCCTCAGCAAACGAGGGGTGGACGTCAACAAGTGTGAAATTGCCAG GTTCTACAAACTGCACGAAAGGAAAGTGGAGCCCATTTCGATGACCGTACCAAGAAAG TCGGATCTGTTCCAAGGGGACCTTTACCCGGACACGGCCGGCTTAGAGCCGGCGCTGCCGGCCGACGAATGGATCGCCGGCCGGGACGCGCCGCCGCTGCTGGTGTCCCTGAGCGGCGGCTACGCGGCGCCGCCGTCCAAGCACCGCGACGCGGTCCGGAGCAAGCCGGCGTTGGCGTCGCAGGACTCGGCATCggcgccggccgccgccgcgaAGGAGCCCGAGGACGAGGAGCCGCGCGCCGTCGCCAGGGAGACGGGCGGGAACGTGGAGAGGCCGAAGCGGGAG gaCGACATTCTGAACGAGCTTCTGTCGGAGATGAAAGCGTTGCGTGCCGTGGTGCTCGCTCAGAGCCGGCGCATCGAGTTGCTGGAGAGGCAATTGGCTCGCATCGAGGACGGCGATGTGTGA
- the dtx4a gene encoding E3 ubiquitin-protein ligase DTX4a, whose translation MLLASAVVVWEWLNEHGRWRPYSPAVCHHIEAVIRSEPRCASVVLGQVDSRLSPYIIDLQSMHQFRQDTGTLRAVRRSFYEPTSAPGQGWLWEWENDVGSWTAYDTEVGIAIQAARDRQQPWLDLAPLGFCYLIDFGSMTQINGQTQRCRRIQRRADLAYPLVSGPLPKSHHAWALASAPHARGTADLPAGGAGIRMGGAGGGNGSAYPSGALPASAVTSLGAPCACQQCMLLLSVKVGAASSAQTLGRRPPQTKPPSPKLNSHLTPGGALSLTLPRLPTISRSLSPHRTSVVGATGGPGLGMGSAGVVGGGGFAHSLSLLSSATAALSLNSGRPPPPSLPPPPPPSLATPPHPSASPPRSTPASGPPPASARAPSPSARVLGPLSASLPQRSGLAGLSRPALQRLAMAQSRALIASGVPTVPVKNLNGSSPVHPALAGITGILMSAAGLPVCLTRPPKLVLHPPPVSKSDIKPVPGLGHCCRKTTKKQARKGRTPEEVVKRYLQKVRNPPEEDCTICMEVLSGPSGYKGPGVGGMSRAESVGRLAQCGHQYHLQCLVAMYNNGNKDGSLQCPTCKTIYGVKTGNQPPGKMEYHVIPHSLPGHPDCKTIRIIYNIPPGIQGLEHPNPGKPFTARGFPRHCYLPDSDKGRKVLRLLLVAWDRRIIFSVGTSSTTGESDTVIWNEVHHKTEFGSNLTGHGYPDLGHLDNVLEELKAQGISEDECLPGE comes from the exons ATGTTACTGGCGTCCGCCGTGGTCGTGTGGGAATGGCTGAACGAGCACGGCCGCTGGCGGCCCTACAGCCCGGCGGTGTGTCACCACATCGAGGCGGTCATCCGGAGCGAGCCGCGCTGCGCTAGCGTGGTCCTCGGCCAGGTGGACTCTCGCCTCTCGCCCTACATCATCGACCTGCAGTCCATGCACCAGTTCCGCCAGGACACGG GCACCCTTCGAGCGGTCCGACGCAGCTTTTACGAGCCCACTTCGGCGCCCGGCCAGGGCTGGCTGTGGGAGTGGGAGAACGACGTGGGCAGCTGGACGGCGTACGACACGGAGGTGGGCATCGCCATCCAGGCGGCGCGAGACCGCCAGCAGCCCTGGCTGGACCTGGCGCCGCTGGGTTTCTGCTACCTCATCGACTTCGGGAGCATGACGCAGATCAACGGGCAGACGCAGCGCTGCCGCCGCATCCAGCGACGCGCCGATTTGGCGTACCCCTTGGTGTCGGGGCCCCTGCCCAAATCCCACCACGCGTGGGCACTCGCGTCCGCGCCTCACGCCAGAGGAACCGCGGACCTTCCCGCAGGGGGCGCCGGAATCCGCATGGGCGGCGCAGGGGGAGGTAACGGGAGCGCGTACCCCAGCGGGGCCTTGCCCGCTTCAGCCGTCACCTCTTTGGGAGCGCCGTGTGCCTGCCAGCAGTGCATGCTGCTGCTCAGCGTCAAGGTGGGCGCCGCGTCCAGCGCGCAAACTTTGGGTCGGAGACCGCCGCAGACTAAACCACCCAGTCCCAAACTGAACAGTCACCTGACCCCCGGAGGGGCCTTGTCACTGACCCTCCCACGGTTGCCAACCATCTCACGGTCGCTGTCCCCTCACAGGACGTCCGTCGTCGGGGCGACGGGCGGCCCCGGCCTGGGTATGGGAAGCGCGGGTgtcgtcggcggcggcggcttcgCGCACTCGCTGTCCCTTCTCAGCTCGGCCACCGCCGCCCTGTCCCTCAACTCGGGCCGGCCGCCGCCCCCGTCGCtccccccgccgccgccgccctcgcTGGCCACCCCGCCTCACCCTTCCGCCTCGCCGCCCCGTTCGACTCCGGCTTCGGGCCCGCCTCCGGCCTCGGCCCGCGCGCCCTCACCTTCCGCCCGCGTCCTGGGGCCGCTGTCCGCGTCTCTGCCGCAGCGGTCCGGCCTGGCGGGGCTGAGCCGACCGGCGCTGCAGCGTCTCGCCATGGCGCAGTCCCGCGCCCTCATCGCCTCGGG gGTGCCGACGGTTCCCGTGAAGAACCTGAATGGCTCCAGCCCTGTGCACCCCGCCCTGGCTG GGATTACCGGCATCCTCATGAGTGCGGCGGGACTTCCTGTCTGCCTGACCCGTCCTCCCAAGCTGGTGCTCCATCCACCGCCGGTCAGCAAGAGCGACATCAAACCCGTGCCGGGCCTGGGCCACTGCTGTCGCAAAACCACCAAGAAGCAGGCCCGCAAAG gTAGGACCCCTGAGGAGGTGGTGAAGAGATACCTTCAAAAAGTCCGTAATCCCCCTGAAGAG GACTGCACCATCTGCATGGAGGTCCTGTCGGGACCGTCGGGCTACAAGGGCCCCGGCGTGGGCGGCATGTCCCGCGCCGAGTCGGTGGGCCGCCTGGCGCAGTGCGGCCACCAGTACCACCTGCAGTGCCTGGTGGCCATGTACAACAACGGCAACAAGGACGGCAGCCTGCAGTGCCCCACCTGCAAGACCATATACGGCGTGAAAACCGGCAACCAGCCTCCCGGCAAGATGGAGTACCACGTCATCCCCCACTCGCTGCCTGGACACCCCGACTGCAAAACCATCCGCATCATTTACAACATTCCTCCTGGCATTCAG GGCCTGGAACACCCAAACCCCGGCAAACCCTTCACAGCCCGCGGCTTCCCGAGACACTGCTACCTCCCGGACAGCGATAAAGGACGAAAG GTCCTGAGGCTGCTCCTGGTGGCGTGGGACCGCCGCATCATCTTCTCCGTGGGCACCTCCAGCACCACCGGCGAGTCGGACACGGTCATCTGGAACGAGGTGCACCACAAGACGGAGTTCGGCTCCAACCTGACGGGCCACGGTTACCCCGACCTGGGCCACCTGGACAACGTTCTGGAGGAGCTCAAGGCTCAGGGCATCAGCGAGGACGAATGTCTTCCCGGAGAATGA